CCGTAATACGGATTTCCTCCCCAGCCTCCACGCATTCAGCGGAGGCGGTGTAGGTATAGGGGGCTACCATAGCGGACCAACCAATGAGTTCGCCTGCACCCGCTTGATGAACCACGACATTCTTGTTCCACGGCTCTCGAACCCAGATTACAACATCAACTTTGCCACTACGGCAAAGATGCAGATGTGTCGCTCTCGTTCCCTCCGAAAAAATACGGTCACCTTTTTTGAGGGTGCGTTCATCGCAAAGCTCTGCCACTCTTGCCAATTCATTACTATCCAGTCCTTTGAAGAGTGTGAAGCTTTTCAGAACTGATGCGTTGACCATCTCCTAACCATCCGTTCGCTTTCATGATAGGCATTCAAGTGGCAACATGAGGTTTCATCCAGGGGTTCGGTACACTGAAAAGACCTATCTTCCCAGTTGAACGTCTAGTCAGCAGCAGCGAGCTTGGTTACCAGGTCTGGTTCAAAAGGGAAAGGAAGCGCGGGCCAAACTTCTTTAGCCTCTCCCAAACCTCTTAACCACATCTCCATGGCTATCATAGATGTAGATTGGCAAGGTTGGAGCGCCATCTAGACTGTGAGTGGCACAAGCTAGACAGAGATCGTAGGGACGCCATGCCATCTCTATTCGATTGAGCAATCCTTCTGTGATCTCTATGCCAGGCTTGATTACAGCCCTTGTTGCTTTATCGACCGACATGTTCACTGCGGCAGAATTATTGAGCGTTGCTACGATCAAATTAGTTTTCTTGATGACCCCTCGTTCATCTGTGATGTAGTGGTGTATCAATGTTCCTCGTGGAGCCTCTATGATGCCTACACCCTCGTCAGGCGTCTTGGTTGGGATGGTTCTGATATTATGATTGGTTATGGCGGGGTCTCGACTCAGTTCGAGTAGTCGTTCGGCAGCGTAGAGAAGCTCAATAAGGCGTGCCCAGTGCATAGCCAAGGTGTGGTGAACAGGTTTACCGCCAAGCGTCGAGAAGAACCTCTCATAGTGCTCCTGGGCCAGCGGCGTTGCCATGCCATCAGCAGCATTAAGCCTCGCGAGGGGAGCTACACGAAAGACACCGCTTTCTTTGCCGTCGGTGAAACCCTTCCAGCCGACATTCTTCAGGAATGGGAATTTGATGTATGACCACGGCTCGACATGCTCTGCCACATGGCTGAGGTACTCGCTCGGCGCGTACTTAACAAACTCTTTACCGTTAGGGTCAACTACTCTGACCATGCCGTCGTAGAAATTGACCTTGTTGTTGGCGTCGACCAGACCCATGTAGTAAGTCTTGTGCGTATATGCGTCACTGAGTATCAAATCAACATACGCTTTGTTTTTGAGCACAACATCATCGAATACCTTCAGCGACAGTTTTGCAAATTCAACCGACTCTTTGGCGATTTCCTCGACTTCTTTTCTTTCTTCTTCATTGAGTCCCTTGCTAATACCACCTGGTAGGCCAAAGACAGGATGTACACCCCTGCCACCGAGCATATGAATTATATGATGAT
The window above is part of the Chloroflexota bacterium genome. Proteins encoded here:
- a CDS encoding Crp/Fnr family transcriptional regulator; translation: MVNASVLKSFTLFKGLDSNELARVAELCDERTLKKGDRIFSEGTRATHLHLCRSGKVDVVIWVREPWNKNVVVHQAGAGELIGWSAMVAPYTYTASAECVEAGEEIRITGLDLLKLLDYNPHTGLVVWRNLSAEISARLTQTRQRLSTEWLTSGVTSPPGSSAWGEPKRR
- a CDS encoding Ni/Fe hydrogenase subunit alpha, with the translated sequence MKRITIDPITRLEGHGKIEIFLNDAGEVANTYFQVPELRGFEKFTEGRLAEDMPQITQRICGVCPEAHHLAATKALDALFHVDPPEPAKKLRELFYSAFYVTDHTTHFYILGGPDFVMGPDAPVAQRNILGVIAKVGLELGGAVIKTRMRNHHIIHMLGGRGVHPVFGLPGGISKGLNEEERKEVEEIAKESVEFAKLSLKVFDDVVLKNKAYVDLILSDAYTHKTYYMGLVDANNKVNFYDGMVRVVDPNGKEFVKYAPSEYLSHVAEHVEPWSYIKFPFLKNVGWKGFTDGKESGVFRVAPLARLNAADGMATPLAQEHYERFFSTLGGKPVHHTLAMHWARLIELLYAAERLLELSRDPAITNHNIRTIPTKTPDEGVGIIEAPRGTLIHHYITDERGVIKKTNLIVATLNNSAAVNMSVDKATRAVIKPGIEITEGLLNRIEMAWRPYDLCLACATHSLDGAPTLPIYIYDSHGDVVKRFGRG